TCCCCGATGCCTATCGCGGCGAGGTGCCCAAGGCGTATGTGACGATAGAGGACGGCGCCAGCGCCACGGGCGAGGAACTCGCGGCGTGGCTGAACCCGCAGCTTGGCAAGCACGAACGGGTCAGCGCGGTCGAGGTGCGGCTCAATCTGCCGAAGACGATGATCGGCAAGCTCGATCGCAAGGCATTGCGGGCGGAAGAAGCGGCAGCGTAGGTGACGGCGGGGCGGGGAGCTGTCGTTGCTCCCCGATTTCGTCATCCCGGACTTGATCCGGGATCCATAACGACGACGCAGCGATGGATCCCGGATCAAGTCCGGGATGACGAGAGGAAATGGCCCGCTACCGGCCGAAAACCGTCATTCGCCCATACACACGCCTGCGCCCATACGCCGAGCGATAGCCGGCATAGCGATAGCAGAAATATCGCAATGTGATGTTGTAACCTTTGTCATGTTATGCCATATCCAAGTTCGCAATTGCAGCATACGGAGAATCGGGTGACGCACGTCGCCAGCCATGCCCCTGTTTCGACGCGTCTCGGCGCGATCGTTCGGGCTGCGCGCGATTCGCGGCCGCTGACCTCGCTCAATGGCGACCAACTCGCGATGGGGCTTTCGGGCCTGTGCCTCGTCCATTGCCTCGCAACGACGATCTTCTTCGCCTCGATCGCATCGGTCGGCGGGGTGTTCCTCGAAAACCATCTGTTCCACGAAATCGGCCTGATCATCGCGATCGGCTTCGCGTTGGTGACGCTCGTCTCGGGCGTGCTCAGCCACGGCTATATGATGCCTTTCGCAGTCGGCAGCTTCGGGCTCGGCATGATGGCGGGCGCGCTGTCTCGGCCGCACGACGGCAGCGAGGTTCTGGCAACGATGGTGGGCGTCGCTGTCGTCGCGCTCGGCCACGACCTCAACCGCCGCGCCAGCCACTGATCCGCCGCCGGAAGGGACCGTCCGCAACTTGCGGGCGCCCCCCAAACAGCCTACATTGTCTCCATCAGGGATAGATCGGCGCCGCGCGACATTTCGCGGCATATCGGGGGCGACATAGGAAAACGCCATGGGCAAACATGATCATCCGCACGTCGAGGCCAGCGGCGCCTCGCTCGCCAAGGCCGCGCAAAATGCGCTCGAGGAGGCTGGCGAAGCTTGGACCGACATGCGCGCCCAGATTTTCGATGCCGTCGCCGAGATCGGCAAGCCGGCGAGCGCCTATGAAATCGCCGACATCGTATCGCAGAAGCGCGGCAAGCGCGTCGCGCCGAACAGCGTCTATCGCATCCTCGACCTGTTCGTCGCCAACAACCTCGTCCGCCGCGTCGAAAGCGCTAACGCCTTTGTCGCGAACAGCCATCCCGGCTGCCTCCACGATTGCATCTTCCTGATCTGCGACAGTTGCGGCAGCGCGGTGCATGTCGATGACGACAAGCTTTCGGGCGGGGTCCGTGCTGCCGCCGAAAAGACCGGTTTCGTCGCCGAGCGCCCCGTCATCGAGGTGCGCGGCAAATGCGCCGAGTGCCAATAAGGTGAGCGTCGCCGCTCCGCCGGACATCTAAACGATGGTCGGGGGGCTCCATCACTGGTTCGACGCGCAGCGCATGCGCGAGCCCGCGCCGACGCGCTGGTGGGCACTGACCGCGCTGTTCGGTGTCGCGACGACGGTCTTCGGCCTGTCGCTGACGCAGGTCTTCCCGCCATCGGGCCCGGCGATCGCTGCCGGTTACGGTTCGCCGGTGATCGCGTTCGAATTCGCGCGCAGCCAAGCCGACCTGCTCGGCATCTTCGGGCCCGACAGCGACCCGCTGCAGGTCTCGCGCCTCGCCGCGATGCGCAGCGGCAACGAGCAGGATTATGTCTACATGCTGCTCTACGCGGGCTTCCTCGCCAGCGGCTGCATCGCGCTGTGGCGCGAACTCAGGGCGCGCCACCTGCTCGCGGCGGCCGCCCTGCCCGTCCTTGCGGCGCTTTGCGACGCATGGGAGAACTGGCTGCTCCTCGACATCCAGGCCGCCTTCACGATCGGCGACTATTCGCCCGCGATGGCCAGCCTGCCGTGGCCGGTCGGCGCAAAATTCCTGCTGCTCGCGATCACCAATGTCGTGATCGGGCATGCGATGACACAGATGGGGCGCTGGTGGCAGTTCGCGGGAACGCTGGTGATCGGCGCGACGCTGCCGGTGGCGATGGCGCTCGTGGCTCCGCCCGATTTCGCCTGGACGTTGGTCGCCTCGATCGGCGGCGGCTGGATCGTGCTGCTCGGCATGGCGACGATCGGCAGTTGGCGGGCGCTCGTCCACAAGCGTCCGCTCGTCGATTTCGAGCGCCGGTCGACCATTCGCCGCGCCGCCGACCACGGCGAGGCCGAGCCGGCCTTCCGCTCTGCGCCGCGCCGCCGCTTCGGCCGCCGCAAATCGGATCGCTAACCCCCTTTCCGTGCGCGCGCAGCGGGTCTAGGGAGACCCCGAATCCTGCCAAAAGGGGGAAAGACTGCCCATGAACACCGTCATCATCCGCGAGGACGACCTCGTCGAAACCATCGCCGACGCGCTCCAGTACATCAGCTATTTCCACCCGATGGACTATATCCGCGCATTGGCCGCGGCCTATGAGCGCGAAGTGTCGCCCGCCGCGAAGGACGCGATGGCGCAGATATTGTCGAACAGCCGCATGTGCGCCGAAGGGCATCGCCCGATCTGCCAGGACACCGGCATCGTCACCGTCTTCATCAAATGGGGCATGGACTGCCGCCTCGACTCACCCCGCAGCCTGCAGCAGGTCGTCGACGAGGGCGTGCGCAAGGCGTATCTCCACCCCGAAAACAAGCTCCGCGCCTCGATCCTCGCCGACCCGGCGTTCAGCCGCGTGAACACGAAGGACAACACCCCCTCGGTCCTCAACGTCGAGATGGTCCCCGGCGCCAAGGTCGTGATCGACGTCGCCGCGAAGGGCGGCGGCAGCGAGAACAAGTCGAAGTTCAAGATGATGAATCCCAGCGACAGCATCGTCGACTGGGTACTCGAAATGGTCCCGCAGATGGGCGCCGGCTGGTGCCCGCCGGGCATGCTCGGCATCGGCATCGGCGGCACCGCCGAAAAGGCGATGCTGCTCGCCAAGCAATCGCTGATGGACCCGATCGACATGACCGAGCTGCTCGCGCGCGGGCCTTCGTCGCCGACCGAGGAACTGCGCATCGAGCTGTATGAAAAGGTCAATGCGCTCGGCATCGGCGCGCAGGGGCTCGGCGGCCTCGCCACCGTGCTCGACGTCAAGATCGCCGACTGGCCGACGCACGCGGCGTCGAAGCCGGTCGCGATGATCCCGAACTGCGCCGCAACACGCCATGCGCACGTGACGCTCGACGGCAGCGGCCCGGCCTATCTCGAAAAGCCGGTGCTCGCAGACTATCCGCAGATCGACTGGGCGCCCGACAAGGCGGCGATCCGCGTCGACCTCGACGCGCTGACCCCGGAGGTCGTCGCGAGCTGGAAGCAGGGCGACCGGCTGCTGCTCAACGGCAAGATGCTCACCGGCCGCGACGCCGCGCACAAACGCATCGCCGACATGCTCGCGAAGGGCGAGGAACTGCCCGTCGAGTTCAAGGGCCGCGTCATCTATTATGTCGGCCCGGTCGACCCGGTCGGCGAAGAAATCGTCGGCCCCGCGGGCCCGACCACCGCGACACGCATGGACAAGTTCATGGACATGATGCTCGAACAGGGCCTGCTCGCCTGCGTCGGCAAGGCCGAACGCGGCCCCGCCGCGACGCAGGCGATCGCCAAGCACAAGAGCGCCTATCTGATGGCCGTCGGCGGCGCGGCGTACCTGGTGGCGCGCGCGATCAAGGGCAGCAAGGTCGTCGGTTTCGCCGACCTCGGCATGGAAGCGATCTACGAGTTCGAGGTGCAGGACTTCCCCGTCACCGTCGCGGTCGACAGCGAAGGCCAGAATGTCCACGTCAACGCGCCGGCACTGTGGCAAAAGCGGATCAGGGACGAAGGGTTGCTGGAGAAGGCGTGACGCGCCCTCCCCTTCCCCGTCACCCCGGCGAAGGCCGGGGTCTCGCCCTCTCAACCATCAACCTCCGAAACGGGGAGATCCCGGCCTTCGCCGCGATGACGATGTGGGGTAGGGTCGGTCCATGCGCCAACCCTGCGTTTACATTCTGACCAACCGCAACAACCAGCTTTTCTATATCGGGGTCACGGGCGACATCGCTGCCCGCATGATGCAACACCGCGCGGGAATGGGCTCCGCGCACTGCCAGCGTTACAACATCCGCAAGCTCGTCCACGCCGAATTCCACGCAACCATGATCGAAGCCATTGCGCGCGAGAAGGCCTTGAAGGAGTGGCATCGCGACTGGAAACGCCGATTGATTGGTGAGAGCAATCCGGAGTGGAATGACCTGTTCGATAGGCTGCTCGGATAGCGCCGCAACAGATCGTCACCCCGGCAAAGGCCAGGCTCACCCGCGCGGCCACGAGCCCCCGCACTGGCGAGATCCCGGCCTGCGCCGGGATGACATTATGGGGATGAGGTCGCCCCAAGACAAACTCACCCTCAGGCATAGGCATTGTCGCCTTGCCTTCCGCGCCCGCGCGTTCGAAAACGCCCCCCAATTCCATATCATAAGGGGGACGCCAGATGGACTTGAGCGATACCGATCGACTGAACCGCCGCGACATCATTCGCGGCACCGCGATGCTCGGGGCGGGCGCCGCTTTCCTGCAGCCGCTGCCGCTTTTCGCGCAGGCGGGATCGCTCGCCGATATCCGCAAGGCGGCGCAGGCGGGAAAGGAAGCCTCGATCAAGCGCATCCGCGACTGGGTAGCCCTGCCCTCGATCGCCGCCGAGGACCGCAACATGCCCGAGGGGGCGGCCTATTTCGCCGAGCTCGCCAAGGATGCCGGCTTCACCCACGTCGAAGTCGTCCCGACCGACGGCCATCCCGGCGTCTTTGCAACGCTCGACGTCGGCGCACCGCGCACGCTCGGCCTCTATCTGATGTACGACGTCAAGCAGTACGACCCCGCCGAATGGTCGTCGCCGCCGCTCGAAGGGCGGATGGTCGAACGCAAGAATCTCGGGCTGACGATGGTCGGGCGCGGCAGCGCCAACCACAAGGGGCCCGAGGGCACGTTCCTCGCCGCGATGCACGCGATCCGCGCCGCCGGCCGCAAGCTGCCGGTCAACCTCGTCCTGATCTGCGAAGGCGAGGAAGAGATCGGCTCGCCGCATTTCCGCCAGCTCGTCACCAAGCCGCATATTCTGGCCGCGCTGCAGAAGTGCGACGGCGTCTTCATGCCGACCGCGATGCAGGACATGGAAGGCGGCGCGACGATCGAGCTCGGCGCCAAGGGCATCATCGAACTCGAACTCGTCGCGAGCGGCGAGAAATGGGGCCGAGGGCCGAAGAAGGATGTGCACAGCAGCCTGAAGGCGATGCTCGATTCGCCCGCCTGGCGGCTGGTGCAGGCGCTCCAGACGCTCGTCACCCCCGACGGCAACACCCCGGCGATCGACGGCTGGTTCGAAAATGTCCGCAAGCTTTCGGATCGCGAAAAGGCGATGATCCGCGACGCGATCAAGCACACCAACGAAGCGCAGATGAAGGACGATCTGGGCGTCACCCGCTGGATCGACGACCTGTCGCTCGAGGATGCGATGGTCCGCCTGATGCAGGAGCCGACGGTCAATATCGAGGGACTCGTCGCGGGCTATACCGGCCCCGGCGGCAAGACGATCCTGCCGGGCCGCGCCGTCGCCAAGCTCGACCTGCGCCTCGTTCCCAACCAGACGCGCGCCGAGGCAACGCAAAAGCTGCGCGCCCATCTCGACAAGCGCGGTTTCAACGACGTCGAGGTCAATATCTCGGGCGGCTATGACCCGACCGAGACCGACGAGAACAGCGCGCTGATCCGCGCCGAGATCGCGACCTACAAGAAGCTCGGCGTGCGGCCGAACCTCAGCGTCCGCCTCGCGGGAAGCTGGCCCGGCGGCACCTTCACCCAGCCGCCGGTATCGGTGCCGGTCGGCCGCTTCGGGCTCAGCACCGGCGGCAACGCCCACGCCCCCGACGAATATTATCTGATCGATTCGACCAATCCCAAGGTCGCCGGGCTCGTCGATTCAACGATGGGTTACGTCGAATTCCTCTACACGCTCGCGGCGATCAAATAGCGTAGCGGCGGGCCCTTCGGGGCTTGCACTGGCGGGGCTTTCGTTCATTCTCCGGGTCCCCGACCCGGAAAATGATGCCGGCCCATGCAAGAAGCCGTCGACCTTTATTCGCCCCACTCGCCCCAACAGATCGCGCGCACGCTCAAGCGGATCATGGACGACCCGATGCCGGGCGCGAAGGCGCGCGTCTATGGCAAGGGCAGCGAATGCGACATGGTGCTGCGGTATCGCCAGCGCAATTCGCGCACCAATATGGAACCCGTGCTCGACGCGGTGATGGATTCGTACCGGGGCGGCACACGGATCACCGGCACCTTCGGCACGCCGCCCGGCGCGCGCTACTTCCCCTATATCTGGGTCGGTTTCCTGTCGCTTTTCGTCATCGGCGGCATCCTTGCCTTCCTCTACATCCCCGGCGCCGGACTGTTCGCGACCATCTTTGCCGGTATCCCGCTCCTGATGATCTTCGCCGGCCTCGCCGCATTTCGTGCCCAGCCGGAGCCCGCCGAAGACAAGGCGAAAATTCTCGACTTCCTTGCCCGCGAAATCGACGCCCGGCCGATCGCGTAACGGGGCGTAACAGGCAAATCCCCGACACGCGCTTGCGTTTCGGTGCGGGATCGGCACATTGCTTCGCATACGAACCAGAGAGGGGACGCATGATGGATTTCCGTGAGCTTGACCGCCTGAACCGCCGTGACCTGCTGCGCGGCACCGCGATGCTGGGGGCCGGCGCCGCCTTCATGCAGCCACTGCCGCTGCTCGCGCAGGCGGGGTCGATGAGCGACGTCCGCAAGGCGGTCGAGGCCGGCAAGGATGCGTCGATCAAGCGGCTGCGCGACTGGATCGCCCTTCCCTCGATTGCTGCCGAGAACCGCAACATGACCGAGGGCGCGGCCTATATGGCCGAACTCGCAAAGGATGCGGGCTTCACCAATGTCGAGATCGTGCCGACCGACGGTCATCCCGGGGTGTTCGGGACGATCGACGTCGGGGCGAAGCGCACGCTCGGCATCTATTTCATGTACGACGTGAAGCAATATGACCCCGCCGAATGGTCGTCGCCGCCGCTCGAAGGCAAGATGGTCGACCGCCCCGGCTTCGGCCAGTCGATCATGGGCCGCGGCGCGGTGAACCAGAAGGGTCCCGAAGCGACCTTCCTCGCCGCGCTCCACGCGATCCGCGCCGCCGGACGCAAGCTGCCGGTCAACATCGTCCTCGTCTGCGAAGGCGAGGAGGAGATCGGATCGCCGCACTTCCGCCAGATCGCGACCAAGCCCAATATCCTCGCCGCGCTCAAGAAATGCGAGGGCATCTTCATCCCGATGCCGGGTCAGGACAGCAGCGGCAATGTCTCGGTCAACTTGGGGTCGAAGGGGATCATCGAGCTCGAACTGGTCGCGAGCGGCGAGAAATGGGGCCGCGGACCGAAGAAGGATGTGCATTCGAGCCTGAAGGCGATGGTCGATTCGCCGGCATGGCGGCTGGTGCAGGCGCTGCAGACGCTGGTCACCAAGGACGGCAACACCCCGGCGATCGAGGGCTGGTTCGAGAATGTCCGCCCGCTGACCGAGCGCGAGAAGACGTTGATCCGCGAGGCGGCCAAGGCCGACAATGACGAAGCGCAGATGAAGCAGGCGCTCGGCGTCACCCACTGGATCGACAATCTGTCTTATGACGACGCGCTGATCCGCCTTGCGCAGGAGCCGACGGTCAATATCGAGGGGCTGGTCGCGGGCTATACCGGCCCGGGCGGGAAGACGGTGCTGCCCGGCCGCGCGGTCGCCAAGCTCGACCTGCGCCTCGTGCCCAACCAGACGCGCGCCGAGGCGGAGAAGAAGCTGCGCGCGCATCTCGACAAACATGGCTTCACCGACGTCGAAGTGAACGTCTCGGGCGGTTACGACCCCACCGAGGTCGACGAAAAGAGCAGCCTGATCCGCAGCGAGCTGGCGACTTATAAAAAGCTCGGCGTGAATGCGAGCCTCAACGCGCGCATGGCGGGGAGCTGGCCCGGCGCGACCTTCACTGCGCCGCCGGTGTCGATCCCGGCGGGGCATTTCGGCATCGGCCATGGCTCGGGCGCGCATGCTCCCGACGAATATTATCTGATCGATTCGACCAATCCGAAGGTCGCCGGGCTTGTCGATGCGACGATGGGATACGCCGAGTTCCTCTACACGCTCGCGGCGATCAAATAGGGCAAATAGGGGCGAAGCCTTGGCGGGAGATCTCAACGGCGTCGCGCATGTCATCCTGACCGCGGGCGATTTCGCGCGCTCGACCGCTTTCTGGCGCGCGATGATCGCCTATCTGGACCTCAAGCTGGTGCTCGACAGCGAGCATATGCTTTACGGTGTCGGCGGGCGCACGGCGATCGGCATCCGCATCGGCAGCCCCGAAAACGCCGGCAAGCGTTTCGATCAGGGCGCGCCGGGGCTGCACCATGCCTGCTTCCGGATGCGCGACCGCGCCGCGATCGACGCCGTCCATGCCTTTCTGAGCGCGCGCGACGATATCCACATCGTCCACGCGCCGCAGGAGGAGCCGTGGGCGCCGGGCTATTATTCGGTGCTCTTCGAGGACCCCGACGGCATCCGCATCGAATTCAACCATGTCCCCGGCGTCGGCCTGCTCGCCGATGGCGAGCAGATCGGCGGCGCCGACGCGTTCGATTAGAAGCCGTAGACCAGGGTAAAGCGCGTCAGCGTGTCGAGCTTTTCGATCCCCCGCGGGGGATTGGTGTCGAGTTCGGCCGAATAGGCGAGCCGCGCCGACAGCGCGCCGGTGAGTTTGGCGTTGAGCGCGGTCAGCGAGCTCACCGCGACGTTGCGCTCGCCGAAAATCGTCGAGGCGACCTGCGTGACGCGGATGGTCGGCGACAATTGCCAGCCGAAGTCGAGACCGGCCAGCCCGGTCAATTCGCTGTCGGTGAGGCCGGTGATATAGTCGGTGTGCCGCCAGGTCGGGCCGCCCTTCAGGCTCAGCGACAGGGTTTTCTTGTCGACGACCTTGTACCCCAAGCCGGCCGACACATTCCAGCGCGTGTCGTAGCCGAGGACGCGATCCTGTTCCCAGCGGCCGAGGCCATAGGCGAAAGCGCGGTCGCTGACCCGATATTGCGGTTCGAGTTCGACGAGGAAGCGTTCGACCGAGGTCCGGCCGTTCGAGCGCTGGTAATCGGCCTGGGCGCGGAACTTGTGGTTCCAGTCGAGCCCCTTGCGGGCGAGCGCGATGCCGGCGCTGAGCCCCTTCGAACTCGTGTTGCCGGTGCTCAGCGTCGCGCCGATCTGCCCCTCGCCTTTCCAGTTTTGCCAGATTTTGGCGCTCGCGAGCTTGGCCCGTGCTGCCGCCGCCGCCTCGTCCCTCACCCGCTTGCGTTCGGCGCGATAGGCGACGAGTTCTGCATCGATCCTCGCCGCCTCGTCGGGATAGGTGGCTTTCGCCAGCTTTCCCACGGCCTCGACATCGGCATCCTTGCCGCCCGCGATCGCCGCGGCGAGCATTTCGCCCGCCGGGTCGGGCGGGAGCACCGGCGGATAGATGCCCCGATACTCCGCCAGCATCGCGTCGATTTCCGCAATATTGCGCGGATTGGCGATCCTCGCGGCCTTAACCACCGCTTCGACATCGGCGTCCGCACCGCTCGCCATCGCGGCCTCGATCATCGCGCGCGCCGCATCGGGCAAGGCCGGCGGACGCACGATAATTTCGGGCACCGGTACCGGATTGGCGAGCACCGGGTCGGCGAGCGCAGGGTTCGGTTGCGGCGGGTCGACGGGCTCCTGCGCGGCCTCTGCGGGCGAAGCAAGCATGGTCAGCGGCAGGCAAAGCAGTGCCAGTCGGGGAAGGGCTGTCACCGAAGGTCCTTCTCTGGGGGCAGAAGCCGGGTTCGTTCGATCATGGGCGCGGCCGGCGCGCGTCGATGCATCCCTATAACCGGAAAGATGCTGGCATTTCCACCCCGCCTGCCCCATTTCAAAACCATGTGGATTGCAATCATCGCCATTTTCTGCGCCGGCGTCGGCAATTTCGCGATGCACCGCGCCTTCATGGAAAGCGACGATCCGCTGGTGCAGCAAATGCTGAAACCGATGACCGACAAGGTCGGGCCCAATATCACCTATGTGTTCGAATTCCTGCTGCTGGTCGGCGCGATGGCGATCGCGACGCGTAACTGGTTCACCGCACTGATGGTCTACGGCCTTTACACCATCTTCAACGCGATGGCGTTCAGTTGGGTGACGAACCGGCCGAAGTGACACCGGCCTGCCAAGCGGGTCCACTGATCGGGAGCCCCTGCTTCGCGAGCCTGTCGAGCACGCCGTCCGGCTCGGCCAGCACGCGCAGCGGCACGACCGCTAGCGTCACGCCGGGCTGCGCGGCCGCGTCGTTGATCGCGCCGACCCATTGCTGGCGGATTTCCGTACCGAAGCCGTCGGTCGTCCACGGCCAGCAGCGCCCGAGCGCTTCCTCGAGCGGATTGGCCATCACCGCCGGCACGTCGAACTCGGTCCACGCCCGGCCGCGCGCCGTCACGATATCGCCGCCCGCTTCGGTCGCGGTCATCGCCGCGTCGAGGCAGGCGATATGCG
The Sphingopyxis macrogoltabida genome window above contains:
- a CDS encoding MerC domain-containing protein; this translates as MTHVASHAPVSTRLGAIVRAARDSRPLTSLNGDQLAMGLSGLCLVHCLATTIFFASIASVGGVFLENHLFHEIGLIIAIGFALVTLVSGVLSHGYMMPFAVGSFGLGMMAGALSRPHDGSEVLATMVGVAVVALGHDLNRRASH
- a CDS encoding Fur family transcriptional regulator, translating into MGKHDHPHVEASGASLAKAAQNALEEAGEAWTDMRAQIFDAVAEIGKPASAYEIADIVSQKRGKRVAPNSVYRILDLFVANNLVRRVESANAFVANSHPGCLHDCIFLICDSCGSAVHVDDDKLSGGVRAAAEKTGFVAERPVIEVRGKCAECQ
- a CDS encoding fumarate hydratase; the protein is MNTVIIREDDLVETIADALQYISYFHPMDYIRALAAAYEREVSPAAKDAMAQILSNSRMCAEGHRPICQDTGIVTVFIKWGMDCRLDSPRSLQQVVDEGVRKAYLHPENKLRASILADPAFSRVNTKDNTPSVLNVEMVPGAKVVIDVAAKGGGSENKSKFKMMNPSDSIVDWVLEMVPQMGAGWCPPGMLGIGIGGTAEKAMLLAKQSLMDPIDMTELLARGPSSPTEELRIELYEKVNALGIGAQGLGGLATVLDVKIADWPTHAASKPVAMIPNCAATRHAHVTLDGSGPAYLEKPVLADYPQIDWAPDKAAIRVDLDALTPEVVASWKQGDRLLLNGKMLTGRDAAHKRIADMLAKGEELPVEFKGRVIYYVGPVDPVGEEIVGPAGPTTATRMDKFMDMMLEQGLLACVGKAERGPAATQAIAKHKSAYLMAVGGAAYLVARAIKGSKVVGFADLGMEAIYEFEVQDFPVTVAVDSEGQNVHVNAPALWQKRIRDEGLLEKA
- a CDS encoding GIY-YIG nuclease family protein translates to MRQPCVYILTNRNNQLFYIGVTGDIAARMMQHRAGMGSAHCQRYNIRKLVHAEFHATMIEAIAREKALKEWHRDWKRRLIGESNPEWNDLFDRLLG
- a CDS encoding M20/M25/M40 family metallo-hydrolase, which encodes MDLSDTDRLNRRDIIRGTAMLGAGAAFLQPLPLFAQAGSLADIRKAAQAGKEASIKRIRDWVALPSIAAEDRNMPEGAAYFAELAKDAGFTHVEVVPTDGHPGVFATLDVGAPRTLGLYLMYDVKQYDPAEWSSPPLEGRMVERKNLGLTMVGRGSANHKGPEGTFLAAMHAIRAAGRKLPVNLVLICEGEEEIGSPHFRQLVTKPHILAALQKCDGVFMPTAMQDMEGGATIELGAKGIIELELVASGEKWGRGPKKDVHSSLKAMLDSPAWRLVQALQTLVTPDGNTPAIDGWFENVRKLSDREKAMIRDAIKHTNEAQMKDDLGVTRWIDDLSLEDAMVRLMQEPTVNIEGLVAGYTGPGGKTILPGRAVAKLDLRLVPNQTRAEATQKLRAHLDKRGFNDVEVNISGGYDPTETDENSALIRAEIATYKKLGVRPNLSVRLAGSWPGGTFTQPPVSVPVGRFGLSTGGNAHAPDEYYLIDSTNPKVAGLVDSTMGYVEFLYTLAAIK
- a CDS encoding M20/M25/M40 family metallo-hydrolase: MDFRELDRLNRRDLLRGTAMLGAGAAFMQPLPLLAQAGSMSDVRKAVEAGKDASIKRLRDWIALPSIAAENRNMTEGAAYMAELAKDAGFTNVEIVPTDGHPGVFGTIDVGAKRTLGIYFMYDVKQYDPAEWSSPPLEGKMVDRPGFGQSIMGRGAVNQKGPEATFLAALHAIRAAGRKLPVNIVLVCEGEEEIGSPHFRQIATKPNILAALKKCEGIFIPMPGQDSSGNVSVNLGSKGIIELELVASGEKWGRGPKKDVHSSLKAMVDSPAWRLVQALQTLVTKDGNTPAIEGWFENVRPLTEREKTLIREAAKADNDEAQMKQALGVTHWIDNLSYDDALIRLAQEPTVNIEGLVAGYTGPGGKTVLPGRAVAKLDLRLVPNQTRAEAEKKLRAHLDKHGFTDVEVNVSGGYDPTEVDEKSSLIRSELATYKKLGVNASLNARMAGSWPGATFTAPPVSIPAGHFGIGHGSGAHAPDEYYLIDSTNPKVAGLVDATMGYAEFLYTLAAIK
- a CDS encoding VOC family protein, whose amino-acid sequence is MAGDLNGVAHVILTAGDFARSTAFWRAMIAYLDLKLVLDSEHMLYGVGGRTAIGIRIGSPENAGKRFDQGAPGLHHACFRMRDRAAIDAVHAFLSARDDIHIVHAPQEEPWAPGYYSVLFEDPDGIRIEFNHVPGVGLLADGEQIGGADAFD
- a CDS encoding DUF481 domain-containing protein, which gives rise to MTALPRLALLCLPLTMLASPAEAAQEPVDPPQPNPALADPVLANPVPVPEIIVRPPALPDAARAMIEAAMASGADADVEAVVKAARIANPRNIAEIDAMLAEYRGIYPPVLPPDPAGEMLAAAIAGGKDADVEAVGKLAKATYPDEAARIDAELVAYRAERKRVRDEAAAAARAKLASAKIWQNWKGEGQIGATLSTGNTSSKGLSAGIALARKGLDWNHKFRAQADYQRSNGRTSVERFLVELEPQYRVSDRAFAYGLGRWEQDRVLGYDTRWNVSAGLGYKVVDKKTLSLSLKGGPTWRHTDYITGLTDSELTGLAGLDFGWQLSPTIRVTQVASTIFGERNVAVSSLTALNAKLTGALSARLAYSAELDTNPPRGIEKLDTLTRFTLVYGF